In a single window of the Pelagibacterium sp. 26DY04 genome:
- a CDS encoding lipid kinase, translating to MTEASPPKIRRALMLVNPNARRGSQAVEPIAKRLRFRGLDVTVERFKSPDELATDIARRRHEVDLAIVCGGDGTMNAAAPAIIETGLPMGIIPMGTANDLARTLHIPESFQQAADIIADGHTRAIDVGVVNGRPFFNVASIGLSAQLANKLSPDVKRRWGKLGYALTALQLVTTVRPFSAEIVSGDEVTKVKSLQIAVGNGRYYGGGTVVEADAKIDDGTLDLYSLETGDVLKLFLMLRAFRNGTHGTWTEVRTAKGDVFEIRTRRPQPVNLDGDLVTETPARFEIRPKAITVFVPPSYAYS from the coding sequence ATGACTGAAGCTTCCCCTCCGAAAATCCGGCGCGCCCTGATGCTGGTCAATCCCAACGCGCGCCGGGGCAGCCAGGCCGTCGAGCCCATCGCCAAGCGGTTGCGCTTTCGCGGACTCGACGTCACCGTGGAGCGGTTCAAATCCCCTGACGAATTGGCCACCGACATCGCCCGCCGCCGGCACGAGGTCGATCTCGCCATCGTCTGCGGCGGTGATGGCACCATGAACGCGGCTGCCCCGGCCATCATCGAGACCGGCCTGCCCATGGGCATCATTCCCATGGGCACCGCCAACGATCTTGCCCGCACGCTGCATATTCCCGAAAGCTTCCAGCAAGCCGCCGACATCATCGCCGACGGCCATACCCGCGCCATCGATGTGGGGGTGGTCAATGGCCGCCCGTTCTTCAACGTCGCCAGCATCGGGCTTTCGGCCCAGCTCGCCAACAAGCTCTCCCCGGACGTCAAACGCCGCTGGGGCAAGCTCGGCTATGCGCTGACGGCGCTGCAACTGGTCACCACGGTGCGTCCCTTCTCCGCTGAAATCGTCTCAGGCGACGAGGTCACCAAGGTCAAATCGCTCCAGATCGCAGTGGGCAACGGCCGCTATTATGGTGGCGGCACCGTGGTCGAGGCCGACGCCAAGATCGATGACGGCACGCTCGATCTCTACAGCCTCGAAACCGGCGACGTGCTGAAACTCTTTTTGATGCTCCGCGCCTTCCGCAATGGCACGCATGGCACCTGGACCGAGGTTCGCACGGCAAAGGGTGACGTCTTCGAAATCCGCACCCGGCGTCCCCAACCGGTCAACCTCGATGGAGACCTCGTGACCGAAACCCCGGCCCGCTTCGAGATACGCCCCAAAGCCATCACCGTCTTCGTGCCGCCCAGCTATGCCTATTCCTGA
- the tdh gene encoding L-threonine 3-dehydrogenase, with protein MTRTMKALVKAKAEPGLWMEEVPIPEIGPDDVLVKVTKTGICGTDLHIYKWDQWAQSVIPVPMTVGHEYSGTIAELGANVRHLKLGQRVSGEGHVIGFKSRASRAGRFHLDPETKGVGVNLPGAFAEYVKIPAFNIVPLPDSVDDELASILDPLGNAVHTALAFDLVGEDVLITGAGPIGIMSAAVAKHVGARHVVITDPNDNRLELAKKTEPTVITINTSEDLRAVAQSLGMSEGFDVGFEMSGAPAAMASLTEHLVMGGKIAMLGLPSKPFEYDFAKMVLKMITIKGIYGREMFETWHKMLAMLQSGLDIRSVITNRFPADQFDTAFQSAIQGGAGKIVLDW; from the coding sequence ATGACCCGCACCATGAAAGCCCTCGTCAAAGCCAAGGCCGAGCCGGGCCTGTGGATGGAAGAGGTTCCCATCCCCGAGATCGGCCCCGACGACGTGCTGGTCAAGGTCACCAAGACCGGCATCTGCGGCACCGATCTGCACATCTACAAATGGGACCAATGGGCCCAGAGCGTCATCCCCGTGCCCATGACCGTCGGCCACGAATATTCGGGCACCATCGCCGAACTGGGCGCCAATGTGCGCCATCTCAAGCTCGGCCAGCGCGTCTCGGGCGAAGGCCATGTGATTGGCTTTAAATCCCGCGCGAGCCGGGCAGGGCGCTTCCATCTCGATCCCGAGACCAAGGGCGTGGGCGTCAACCTCCCCGGTGCCTTCGCCGAATATGTGAAGATCCCAGCCTTCAACATCGTGCCCTTGCCCGACAGCGTCGATGACGAACTCGCCTCGATCCTCGATCCGCTGGGCAATGCGGTCCACACCGCGCTCGCCTTCGATCTGGTAGGCGAGGACGTGCTGATCACCGGCGCCGGCCCAATCGGCATCATGAGCGCGGCGGTCGCCAAGCATGTGGGCGCCCGTCACGTCGTCATCACCGATCCCAACGACAACCGGCTCGAACTCGCCAAAAAGACCGAGCCCACCGTCATCACCATCAACACCTCGGAAGACCTGCGAGCGGTAGCGCAATCCCTCGGCATGAGTGAAGGCTTCGACGTGGGCTTCGAAATGAGCGGCGCCCCGGCCGCCATGGCAAGCCTCACCGAGCATCTGGTGATGGGCGGCAAGATCGCCATGCTCGGCCTGCCGTCGAAACCGTTCGAATATGATTTCGCAAAGATGGTCCTCAAGATGATCACCATCAAAGGCATCTACGGCCGCGAAATGTTCGAGACCTGGCATAAGATGCTGGCCATGCTGCAATCGGGCCTCGATATCCGCTCGGTCATCACCAACCGCTTCCCGGCCGACCAGTTCGATACCGCCTTCCAAAGCGCCATTCAGGGCGGCGCAGGCAAGATCGTCCTTGATTGGTAG
- a CDS encoding TetR/AcrR family transcriptional regulator, whose product MPRPKLHSDDTILAAAQQVLLTRGPSNFTLNDVANAVGISRAALIQRFSDKATLHLKVMERSTQEVRDYFAAAPNDVGLTPLWTMLKDLIDGMGAGDGFAGYLLLEWSDVVDDRLNALAQERNHLVRAAILERLPAGPHDPETAAGLIQSVIQGATMQWLIDKPGALNSFVIDRTRHLLQILYPDHAFD is encoded by the coding sequence ATGCCCAGACCCAAGCTCCATTCCGACGACACCATTCTCGCCGCCGCCCAGCAGGTGCTCCTCACCCGCGGCCCGTCCAACTTCACCCTGAACGATGTCGCCAACGCCGTCGGCATATCCCGCGCCGCGCTCATCCAGCGCTTCTCGGACAAGGCGACCCTGCATCTCAAGGTCATGGAGCGCTCCACCCAGGAGGTGCGCGACTATTTTGCTGCCGCCCCCAACGATGTTGGGCTTACTCCTCTCTGGACCATGCTCAAGGACCTGATCGACGGCATGGGGGCAGGGGATGGCTTTGCCGGTTACCTGCTGCTCGAATGGAGCGATGTGGTCGATGACCGCCTCAACGCCCTGGCGCAAGAACGCAACCATCTCGTCCGAGCCGCCATCCTCGAGCGTCTTCCCGCTGGTCCGCACGATCCCGAAACCGCCGCCGGCCTCATTCAATCGGTGATCCAGGGCGCCACCATGCAGTGGCTGATCGACAAGCCGGGTGCGCTCAACAGCTTCGTCATCGACCGGACCCGGCACCTGCTGCAAATCCTCTATCCCGATCACGCATTCGATTGA